DNA from Streptomyces luteogriseus:
TGTTCCCCGAGGTCGACTTCGCCTGGTTCCCGCTGAAGAACCCGGGCATCATCTCCATCCCCTTCGGCTTCCTCATGGGCTGGCTCGGCACGGTCCTGTCCAAGGAGGAGCCCGACGCCAAGAAGTACGCGGAGCTGGAGGTCCGGTCCCTGACCGGCACCGGAGCCCACTGAGCACGACCCCTCCCGCGCGGCCGTGTCGTAGGAACCTCCAGGTCCCTGCGGCCCGGCCGCGCCGTGCGTCGTGGGATCGGGCCTGTGGCGTTGTCGGTGGCGTCACGTAGGCTCGCAGGTGTCGGAGAAGCAGTGCCGCACGCATGATCCGCGACGAGGGAGGGGGCCCACGTGCTCATCGACACCTACGGCCGGGTGGCCACCGACCTGAGGGTCTCACTGACCGACCGGTGCAACCTGCGCTGCACGTACTGCATGCCCGAGGAGGGCCTGCAGTGGCTGGCCAAGCCCGACCTGCTCACGGACGACGAGATCGTCCGCCTGATCGACATCGCGGTCACGTCCCTCGGGATCGAGGAGGTCCGCTTCACCGGCGGCGAGCCGCTGCTGCGCCCGGGCCTGGTCGGCATCGTCGAGCGCGTCGCGGCGCTGGACGCCCGTCCCCAGATGTCGCTGACGACCAACGGCATCGGCCTCAAGCGCACGGCGGCGGCCCTGAAGCAGGCGGGCCTGGACCGGGTCAACGTCTCCCTCGACACGCTGCGCCCGGACGTCTTCAAGACCCTCACCCGCCGCGACCGCCACAAGGACGTCATCGAGGGCCTGTACGCCGCCCGCGACGCCGGCCTGACCCCGGTCAAGGTCAACTCCGTCCTGATGCCGGGGCTCAACGACGACGAGGCCCCCGACCTCCTCGCCTGGGCCGTGGAGCACGACTACGAGCTGCGCTTCATCGAGCAGATGCCCTTGGACGCCCAGCACGGCTGGAAGCGCGACGGCATGATCACGGCCGGGGACATCCTGGCCTCCCTGCGCACCCGCTTCGAACTGACCGCCGAGGGCGAGGAGAAGCGCGGCTCGGCCCCGGCGGAGCGCTGGCTGGTCGACGGCGGCCCGCATGTCGTCGGCGTCATCGCCTCCGTCACCCGCCCGTTCTGCGCGGCCTGCGACCGCACCCGCCTCACCGCCGACGGCCAGGTCCGCACCTGCCTGTTCGCCCAGGAGGAGACGGACCTGCGCGCCGCCCTGCGCTCGGGCGCCCCGGACGAGGAGATCGCCCGCATCTGGCGCCTGGCGATGTGGGGCAAGAAGGCGGGAGCGGGCCTGGACGACCCGACGTTCGTGCAGCCCGACCGGCCGATGTCGGCCATCGGCGGCTAGGCCCGTCGTCAGGAGTCCCGGGACGGGGAGTCCTGGGACTCCCACTCCTTCAGCAGGACCACGTCCTTCAAGAACCCCCGCACGCCGAGGAACTGCGACAAGTGCTCGCGATGCTCCTCACAGGCCAGCCACGTCTTGCGCCGCTCCGGCGTATGGATCTTCGGGTTGTTCCACG
Protein-coding regions in this window:
- the moaA gene encoding GTP 3',8-cyclase MoaA; its protein translation is MLIDTYGRVATDLRVSLTDRCNLRCTYCMPEEGLQWLAKPDLLTDDEIVRLIDIAVTSLGIEEVRFTGGEPLLRPGLVGIVERVAALDARPQMSLTTNGIGLKRTAAALKQAGLDRVNVSLDTLRPDVFKTLTRRDRHKDVIEGLYAARDAGLTPVKVNSVLMPGLNDDEAPDLLAWAVEHDYELRFIEQMPLDAQHGWKRDGMITAGDILASLRTRFELTAEGEEKRGSAPAERWLVDGGPHVVGVIASVTRPFCAACDRTRLTADGQVRTCLFAQEETDLRAALRSGAPDEEIARIWRLAMWGKKAGAGLDDPTFVQPDRPMSAIGG